GTTTTATTCGAAAGGAAAAACAAGATGAAATGTATGACAATTTTCTATATGAACAGGTAAAACAAAAATATCCGAGAGCATTTGAATGTACGAAAAGAATATCAACTTACATTGCTAATAAATATAATTGGGAAATTTCCAATGATGAGAAGGTCTATTTAACGATTCATATCCATCGGGTAACATACCGTCAGGCAAAGTCCGACTAAAAGCGACTAATATATGAAAACGTTTTTAAAGTTTATTGACTTAGTATAAAAGCTATGGAATTATTATTGTTAATTAATTAACGACAATAATTATATATTCAAACTTAGGAATGTTACCTATTTTGGGCATAACCTGAATTGATTAAAACGGCAATAAGTGTGTGTTTTAATCAGTTCAGGTTTTTTATTTGCAGTCATTCATTATTAAATAGAAAGTAGGGAAAAGGATGAAGTATGAGCAATTAGCTAAAGACATTATTGATTTAGTTGGTGGCACAGAAAACGTAAATAGCGTAACACACTGCGTTACAAGACTTCGTTTCAGATTAAAGGACCACGATAAAGCAGATAAAAAGGCGTTAGAAGATCACGAAGATGTAGTAACTGTTCGGGAAAGTTCAGGGCAATTCCAAGTAGTAATCGGTAACCATGTTCCTGAAGTTTACAAAGCGGTAGTTACTGAAGGTGGATTTGAAAATGAGAAACAAGAAGATAACAATGATGAGAAAGATGAAAAGAAAAAGGGACCACTCTCTAGTTTCATAGATATTATCTCTAATATCTTCTTGCCAGTTCTCCCTTTGCTTATGGCCACAGGTATTATAAAAGGGTTTAACTCAATGTTCGTCGCTCTGGGTTGGTTAGAAAATACTAGCGGTACTTATCAAATACTGAATGTTATTGGAGATGGGTTCTTCACATTCTTACCTATTTTCTTGGGTTATACAGCGATGAAAAAATTTGGTGGCACACCATTCCTTGGTATGGCAATTGCTGCTGCACTTGTTCACCCAAGCCTCGCAGCAATTGGAGAAAGCGAACCATTTATGACATTATTCAGCGGTACGGTATTAGAGTCACCAGTACAAGTGTCATTCTTAGGGATTCCAATTATTTTAATGAGTTATACGGCTTCTGTCGTACCGATAATTCTATCCACTTACTTTGCGGCTAAAGTTGAACGCTGGTTTGCATCGATTATTCCACAAGTGGTTAAATCATTTATCGTACCATTCTTAACATTGCTTATCATTGTACCCTTAACATTTATCATTATTGGTCCAATCGCTACATGGTTAGCACAATCCATAGGATTCGCAATTCAAACAGGCTATGAATTCGTCCCACTCGTTGCGGGCATAATTGTTGGTGGATTCTGGCAAGTATTAGTCATTTTCGGTGTCCATTGGGGAATTATTCCGATTTACTATAATAACTTAGCAGTTCAAGGGTATGACATGCTAATAGCAATGACATTTGCTGCATCCTTTGCACAAATCGGTGCAGTGCTTGCTGTTTGGATAAGAACCAAGAATAAAAAACTAAAAAGACTTAGTCTCCCTGCCTTTGTATCAGGCTTCTTTGGTGTAACAGAACCTGCGATTTATGGTATTACACTACCACTTAAAACACCATTCATTATGAGTTGTATTGGATCCGCTGCAGGTGGTGCAATTATTGCAATGACAGGGGCAGCGCTTTATAGTGCAGGACCTTTGGGCGTATTTAAAATCCCGACATTCATCCACCCAGAAAACGGAATTGATGGTGGGTTCTGGGGCATGATGATTTCAATCATTGTTGCATTTGCCGTTGCCTTCGTATTAACATACTTCTTCGGTCGAATTAGTCAAAAAGAAAATACGGAAGCGGTAGTCGGTGATGGGAAAATGCAAGAGGATGTCTATGATGAAGAATTGGTTGAAGGTGATGTGAACAACGCTGATACAGAGACAACTGTACAAAATGAAAATATTTTAAGCCCTGCAAATGGTGATATCATTCCATTATCGTCCATTCAAGATGAGGTGTTTTCTTCAGAAGCAATGGGTAAAGGTGTCGCGATTCATCCAAATGAAGGCCGAATGTACGCACCTGCAAACGGTTTAGTTACAACTCTCTTTAAAACAAAACACGCAATAGGAATTAAAACAGACAATGGTGCAGAAGTTCTTATCCATATTGGGATGGATACAGTTCAATTAGACGGAGAATTCTTCGAAGCACACATCGAACAAGGTGATAAAGTTAAAGCAGGAGATTTGCTAGTTGAATTTGATATTAATAAAATTGAAGAGGCAGGATATTCCGTCACAACACCAATTGTCATTACTAATACAAATGAGTATGATCGGGTTGAAACCGTATCTGATGATACGATAACGAAAGAAGATGTATTAATTATTACTAAAGTTTAAAGAGGATGTAAACAAAATTTAAGGAGGAATTTCCATGACTAATAATATAAAATTTCCAAAAGGTTTTTTATGGGGTGGCGCTGTTGCCGCCAACCAAGTAGAAGGAGCTTATCTTGAAGATGGGAAAGGACTCACAAACGTTGACTTGCTCCCAACTGGATCTAAAAGAAGGAAAATAATGGAGGGGTATATCGAGAGTTTAAAACCTAACTCTGAAGACTTCTACCCTAGTCATGAAGCTATTGATTTTTATCACAACTATAAAGAAGACATAGCATTATTCGCGGAGATGGGCTTTAAATCATTTAGACTCTCTATCTCATGGGCAAGAATTTTCCCAAATGGAGATGATGAGACCCCTAATGAAGCGGGTCTTCAATTTTATGATGATTTGTTTGATGAGTTACTTAAACACAATATTGAACCCATTGTAACAATCGCACATTTCGACGTACCTGTATCACTTATCGAACGATTTAATAGTTGGGAAAGCAGAAAGCTCGTTGATTTATTTGAAAAATACTCCATTACCATTTTCGAGAGATATAAAGAAAAAGTAAAATACTGGATGACATTCAATGAAATCAATATGCTACTACATCTTCCATTCATGGGAGCGGGCATTGTACTTAAAGAAGGAGAAAATCGTGATCAAGTACTCTACCAAGCTGCGCATCATCAACTTGTTGCAAGTGCCAAAGCTGTAAAAGCATGTCATGAGATTATTCCAGATGCACAAATCGGTTGCATGTTAGCTGCGGGTATGTTTTATCCATATACGAGCAATCCGGATGATATTTTTAAAGCAATGGAAAAAGATCGTGAATCTTTCTTCTTCATTGATGTTCAGTCACGAGGTGAATATCCGGGCTATGCTAAACGTTTCTTTATAGACAACAATCTGACAATAGAGATGGAACCGGAAGATGAAAAAATACTAAAAGACCATACTGTTGATTATATTGGGTTTAGTTATTATTCCACTCGGACAACGAGTACGGACCCAGAAGTTCTTAAAAATTCTACAAGCGGTAATGTCTTTGGATCTGTTTCTAATCCTTATGTTTCTAAGTCAGAATGGGGATGGACAATTGATCCAAAAGGATTCCGTATTACAGCGAACCAGCTTTATGATCGCTATCAAAAACCACTATTCGTTGTGGAAAATGGACTAGGTGCGAAGGATGAACCAAATGCTGACGGTACCATCAACGATGACTACCGAATTGATTATTTGAAAAAGCATATTGCTGAAATGGGCGAAGCAATAGAGGATGGAGTCGACATTATCGGCTACACAAGCTGGGGCCCAATTGATATCGTCAGTGCGTCCACCGGCGAAATGAAAAAGCGCTACGGCTATATTTATGTTGACAGAGATAATGAAGGAAATGGAACATTAAAGCGTACGAAAAAGAAAAGCTTTCATTGGTATAAAAATGTTATTGCATCAAATGGTGAAGAATTATAAGGAATTAGTAAATGAGACAAGGGATAGGGAAACCTGTCTCTTTTTCATTTTCCTTACAAACCAACCAAAGTAAAAAAATTTACCTATTTCTCGAATATATCCATTCTCCCTATTATAGATTTATGGTATAAACCTAAGGGAGGCCTACGAATGAGTGACTGGCTGAAAAGCTTAAAAACGCCAACACCGCAAAAAGGATATGAGTTAGCGATAACATTAGCAAGGGAAGGCGTTGTTTATACACAGCCTTCAGAAGCAATTAGGAAGAAGTTGCGAAAAAAGTATGCGAACAATGCGGATAGTCTTATCATGGTGTCAGAGGTTATCGCGATTCATTTTCAAACTGTAGCTGCTGCGAATAATTATTGGAAGTAAGCAAAGAGAACAGCGGGATTCTGCCAGCATTTTGTTTGCTTGCAGAATCCTTATGTATTTAGTTTATACATTTCACGAGCCATTGATTCTAAAATATAAAGTACGGGCACTTGTGTCGTTATATTGGCGCCTTCATACCACTCCTCCGTTACATAATAGGGGATATTTACATCCGATATTTTTGCAATGGTTGAGTGTTTATGGTTAGTAATACTAATAATCTTGCTGTCCTCTTGTTTCAGCTGATTCAGGTGTGTGACTGTAAAATTAGTTTCTCCAGAGACAGATAAAGCAATTGTTGCACTGTTGTAACGTAATTTAGAGTGAATCGGAAAGAGCGGATCTTTAATATACATTGAAAATTTACCTAGACTTGAGAAATATCTTGCACCATATTCAGCAAGAATACCGGAGCTTCCAGTTCCAATGAAAATGACACTATCTGCTTTAACAACTAGACTTGCAGCCTTCCTTATATTCTCTTCTATATTTCCCTTTAATGTGCGTTCAAAAAATTCCATCACGGAATGCTGAGACCCTTTTAGTACTGTCTTCTTATTTCCCTCTAAATGCATTTTAAGCTTTACTTTAAATTCTGAGAAACCCTCGCAATTTATTTTTCTGCAAAAACGCAGAATCGTTGCGGTTGATACATGGGTCTCATCTGCCAGTTCGCGGATTCGCATATAAGCGACCTTATCAGCATGTTGACTAATATAGTTGTATAAAGAAGTTTCTAACTCATTAAATGAAGCAACCATTTCCTGTGTAAACATTTGATAGAATTCTCCTTTTTAAGAGTTAATTTATTAACAACTCTGCACCTCCATCTTAACACGTAATAAAAAACATGTCGTTACATTTGTGAAACAAATGACCTCTGATGTCATTCTAAACTAGATGCGCAAGGTTTGTATACGGCTTCGGTAAATGCAGTTACAATTGATATATAAGGTACATTACCTGGAGGTGCAAAGTATATGTCAAAAGGTATTAAAATTGCAACAATTGGTGGGGGATCCAGCTATACCCCTGAATTAGTAGAAGGATTTATAAAAAGATATGATGAATTCCCAGTTAAAGAGTTATGGTTAGTAGATATTGAAGCAGGAAAAGAAAAGTTAGAAATCGTTGGAAATCTTGCGAAAAGAATGATTGAAAAAGCGGGTCTTCCAATTGATGTTCATTTAACACTGGATCGAAGAGCGGCTTTAAAGAATGCTGATTTTGTTACAACGCAATTTCGTGTAGGATTGCTGGATGCTCGAGCAAAAGATGAAAGTATTCCGTTGAAATACGGGGTTCTTGGACAGGAGACGAATGGACCTGGTGGTTTGTTTAAAGGATTACGTACAATCCCTGTTATTTTGGATATTTGTAAGGACATGGAAGAATTATGTCCAGATGCATGGTTAATCAACTTTACGAATCCTGCTGGCATGGTAACCGAAGCCGTGTTACGCTACTCGAACATCAAAAAAGTCGTTGGATTGTGCAATGTGCCGATTGGAATGGAAATGGGCGTTGCCAAATTATTGGATGTCGATCATTCACGAATCCGAATTGACTTTGCCGGACTAAATCACATGGTCTACGGGTTAGATGTCTATGTGGATGGAGAAAGTGTAAAAGAAGAAGTTATTAAGAAATTGTCAAATCCAGAAAATAGCAGTTTTGTTAAAAACATTGATGGAATGGGCTGGGAGCCTGAATTTATTCAAGCACTAGGTGCTATAACATGCCCATACCATATGTATTACTACAAATCGAAGGAAATGCTGGATAAGGCGATAGAAAGCTCTAAGGAAGAGGGTACCCGTGCAGAAGTTGTCCAACAGTTGGAGCGAGAATTATTCGAGCTGTATAAAGATGAAAATCTTGATATCAAACCACCGCAATTAGAAGAACGTGGTGGAGCATATTATTCGGATGCTGCTGTTCGCTTAATTACATCCATTTATAATGACAAACGTGACATTCAACCAGTAAACACGATGAATCGTGGTGCAATTGCCAGTATTCCAGATGAATCAGCAGTTGAAATCAGCTGTGTTATTACTAAGGACGGTCCAATTCCGCTTGCGGTAGAAGATTTGCCTGTTGCTGTCCGTGGTCTTGTTCAGCAAATTAAATCATTTGAGCGTATTGGAGCAGAGGCGGCTGTAACAGGTGATTACAATAAAGCAGTGCTTGCTTTAACAATTAACCCATTAACACCAAGTGATGCAATTGCGAAACAAATTGTAGATGATATGATGGAAGCACATAAAGCGCACCTTCCACAATTTTTCCAAAACGAAAAAGTAATACAATAGTCCAGCATTAATGGGATTCCAGTAATTAGCAAGGGATATAACTAAAGTGGTTTACATTAAGGACGAAATGCACAAATTTTGAGTAAAACATCTTTCTAAGGCGAAAGTCACTTTGCTGCCAAGTAGCAAAGTGACTTTTTTGAAGTGGAAATTTGTTCGGATGTCAGCATACAAACAAATTTCGAAGTTAATTTCTTACAAGATAATCAAAAGCACTCAATGCCGCTGTTGCAGCTGATCCCATGGAAATAATAATTTGCTTAAATGGTTCTGTTGTACAATCACCAGCAGCAAATACGCCTGGGACGCTTGTAGCGCCACGAGCATCAATTACGATTTCGCCAAATTTATTACGTTCAACGGCATCGCCTAACCAATCTGTGTTTGGTACTAGACCGATTTGAACGAATACACCAGATAATTCAATATGCTTCTCTTCACCTGATTGGCGCTCAACATACGTAATACCGTTTACGTTGTCTGTTCCGGTAATTTCTTTTGTTTGCGCATTTTTAACCACCGTGACATTCGGCAGGCTGTGGAGACGGTCCTGAAGCACTGAATCAGCTTTTAGTTCTGACGCATATTCAAGAACTGTTACGTGATTCACAATTCCAGCAAGGTCAATGGCTGCTTCAACACCGGAGTTACCGCCACCGATAACCGCTACATCTTTACCTTCAAATAATGGACCATCACAGTGTGGGCAGTATGCTACCCCTTTATTCTTGAATTCTGCTTCACCAGGAACGCCAATATTGCGCCAACGAGCTCCTGTAGCAAGGATAACGGATTTACTCTTTAGAACAGCACCGTTTTCCAGCTCGATTTCAATCATATCTTTCTTTTCTAAACGAGCCGCACGCTGCAAATTCATGACATCAATATTATAATCTTTGACATGCTCTTCAAGGTTTGCTGCAAGCCTAGGCCCTTCTGTACGGTTTACACTGATAAAGTTTTCGATGCTTGCTGTGTCTAAAATTTGACCACCGAAACGTTCAGCAACAATACCTGTGCGGATACCTTTACGTGCTGCATAAATAGCGGCACTTGCTCCACCTGGTCCGCCACCGATAACAAGTACATCATACGGATCTTTATCAGCGAATTCAGATGCATCTGGGCCGTTTCCTAGTTTGGCAAGGATTTCTTCAACAGTCATCCGGCCACCGCCAAATTCCTCCCCGTTTAAGAACACAGTAGGAACTGCCATAATGTTTTTCGATTCAGCTTCTTCTTTGTAAGCTGCACCATCAATCATGGTATGAGAGATACGTGGGTTTAATACACTCATCACGTTCAATGCTTGGACAACTTCTGGGCAGTTTTGGCAAGTTAAACTGATGTATGATTCAAAGTGATAATCTTCATTAATGTTCTTAATTTGGCCGATTGCTTTTTGGTCGACTTTTGGAGCTCTTCCACTAACTTGAAGTAATGCAAGAACTAAAGATGTGAACTCATGCCCAAGCGGGATACCAGCAAATGTAATGCCAGTATTTTCACCAATACGGTTGACACTAAAGCTCGGTGTTCTTTCTAACAACGTGTGTTCAATTTTGATGTTCGATGACATTGCCGCTAACTCTTCTACCAGTGTCAGCATGTCACGAGAAACATCGTCGTTTCCAGTGCTAACTTTGATTAGTACGTCGCCCTCCATCAATTGGAGATATTGCGCTAACTGTGCTTTAATATCCGCATCTAGTAACATTCACTCTACTCCTTATATTGCATGTTCAAAAAGAGAATGAAAAGGATCGAAGTTCGACAGATCCTTTTCACCAGTCTTTTGAACAACCTATTATATTTTTCCTACAAGATCAAGGCTTGGTTTAAGTGTTTCTGAGCCTTCTTCCCATTTTGCTGGGCAAACTTCACCAGGGTTGTTGCGTACGTATTGTGCTGCTTTAATTTTTCCAACAAGTGTGCTTGCGTCACGGCCAATACCGTCAGCGTTAATTTCCGCTGCTTGGACAACGCCATCTGGGTCAATGATAAATGTACCACGTTGTGCAAGACCTGCTTCTTCATCTAGGACATCAAAGTTTCTGGAGATTTTTTGTGAAGGGTCACCGATCATTATGTATTCAAGCTTGCTGATCGCATCTGAATGATCATGCCATGCTTTGTGTGTGAAGTGAGTATCTGTTGATACAGAATATACTTCAACTCCTAATTTTTTCAATTCTGCGTAGTGGCTTTGAAGGTCTTCAAGTTCAGTTGGACAAACGAAAGTAAAGTCTGCTGGATAGAAGCAAACAACACTCCACTGACCTTTTAAATTTTCATCGGTAATTTCGATGAATTCACCGTTACCGCTATTGTAAGCTTGTGCTGTGAAGGCTTGAATTTCTTTTCCAATTAGAGACATAATGTAATTTCCTCCTGCTGTATGTTTAATTTAGAAAGATATAGTTGTTATATAACGACAAATGTTCGTTTTGTTGGTTAACTATAATAATTCTAATGCAACACTCATTATTATATAGAACATATCTATTGTCAATATTTATCTAGATGTTTGCGAAATTGTTCACAATTTCATTAATTCGCCCACTCAATTAGTATAATAAATGTCATAAAAATTATAATATGAAACTGGTAGCTCAAATATGCGACTAATTAAAAAGGCGTCTTCCCATTACAGAAAACGCCCGTAGAAATATCTTTAAAGAATTTCATTTTGCCCCTTGGATGGCCGGATCCTTTTTGATTGCATAGGAAACCGGGCGCTTCCGCTTTTGTTCTTGCCATTGCAATATTCGTTAGCGGTGCAATCGATAATAGATCGATCTCCCGGATTTTGTAACATCCTCTATTCCTTTTTTGCTAATTCAGTCATATAATCAAAGAATGCATCACGATTTACATCATAAACGACATTCACAGGTCGTCCGTAAGCTGTTTCAACTGTACGTCCTTGACTCGGTCCGTCTGTGATGACAGCACTATTAACTGTTTGTACCTTAACAAGGTCGCTGTTGCCTACAAATGCAGTCGTTAGCACGTCCCATAAGTAGTAAGTGGAATTTGTAGTAAAATGAACAAGCGGCGGGACCCCAGCATAACATTGACCGAGGAAATCAACGCCAATATGTTTACGTTCTTTTGCCCAGCGTTTACGCACATCCAAGGTTAAAGGTACTTGATTTGTGCTTTCAAGCGCGACTAGATCAATTTTGATGTTCGTTTTCCATACGCGAGCAGCAGCTTCCGGATCCCAAAACACATTCCACTCAGCAGTTCCATCATGTTCAGGTTCGTGAACGTTTCCAGCCTCTCGAAAAGTGCCGCCCATCCAAACGAGTCTTT
This region of Oceanobacillus sp. FSL K6-2867 genomic DNA includes:
- a CDS encoding beta-glucoside-specific PTS transporter subunit IIABC, with the protein product MKYEQLAKDIIDLVGGTENVNSVTHCVTRLRFRLKDHDKADKKALEDHEDVVTVRESSGQFQVVIGNHVPEVYKAVVTEGGFENEKQEDNNDEKDEKKKGPLSSFIDIISNIFLPVLPLLMATGIIKGFNSMFVALGWLENTSGTYQILNVIGDGFFTFLPIFLGYTAMKKFGGTPFLGMAIAAALVHPSLAAIGESEPFMTLFSGTVLESPVQVSFLGIPIILMSYTASVVPIILSTYFAAKVERWFASIIPQVVKSFIVPFLTLLIIVPLTFIIIGPIATWLAQSIGFAIQTGYEFVPLVAGIIVGGFWQVLVIFGVHWGIIPIYYNNLAVQGYDMLIAMTFAASFAQIGAVLAVWIRTKNKKLKRLSLPAFVSGFFGVTEPAIYGITLPLKTPFIMSCIGSAAGGAIIAMTGAALYSAGPLGVFKIPTFIHPENGIDGGFWGMMISIIVAFAVAFVLTYFFGRISQKENTEAVVGDGKMQEDVYDEELVEGDVNNADTETTVQNENILSPANGDIIPLSSIQDEVFSSEAMGKGVAIHPNEGRMYAPANGLVTTLFKTKHAIGIKTDNGAEVLIHIGMDTVQLDGEFFEAHIEQGDKVKAGDLLVEFDINKIEEAGYSVTTPIVITNTNEYDRVETVSDDTITKEDVLIITKV
- a CDS encoding 6-phospho-beta-glucosidase yields the protein MTNNIKFPKGFLWGGAVAANQVEGAYLEDGKGLTNVDLLPTGSKRRKIMEGYIESLKPNSEDFYPSHEAIDFYHNYKEDIALFAEMGFKSFRLSISWARIFPNGDDETPNEAGLQFYDDLFDELLKHNIEPIVTIAHFDVPVSLIERFNSWESRKLVDLFEKYSITIFERYKEKVKYWMTFNEINMLLHLPFMGAGIVLKEGENRDQVLYQAAHHQLVASAKAVKACHEIIPDAQIGCMLAAGMFYPYTSNPDDIFKAMEKDRESFFFIDVQSRGEYPGYAKRFFIDNNLTIEMEPEDEKILKDHTVDYIGFSYYSTRTTSTDPEVLKNSTSGNVFGSVSNPYVSKSEWGWTIDPKGFRITANQLYDRYQKPLFVVENGLGAKDEPNADGTINDDYRIDYLKKHIAEMGEAIEDGVDIIGYTSWGPIDIVSASTGEMKKRYGYIYVDRDNEGNGTLKRTKKKSFHWYKNVIASNGEEL
- a CDS encoding hexameric tyrosine-coordinated heme protein; protein product: MSDWLKSLKTPTPQKGYELAITLAREGVVYTQPSEAIRKKLRKKYANNADSLIMVSEVIAIHFQTVAAANNYWK
- a CDS encoding MurR/RpiR family transcriptional regulator, whose protein sequence is MFTQEMVASFNELETSLYNYISQHADKVAYMRIRELADETHVSTATILRFCRKINCEGFSEFKVKLKMHLEGNKKTVLKGSQHSVMEFFERTLKGNIEENIRKAASLVVKADSVIFIGTGSSGILAEYGARYFSSLGKFSMYIKDPLFPIHSKLRYNSATIALSVSGETNFTVTHLNQLKQEDSKIISITNHKHSTIAKISDVNIPYYVTEEWYEGANITTQVPVLYILESMAREMYKLNT
- a CDS encoding 6-phospho-beta-glucosidase, which translates into the protein MSKGIKIATIGGGSSYTPELVEGFIKRYDEFPVKELWLVDIEAGKEKLEIVGNLAKRMIEKAGLPIDVHLTLDRRAALKNADFVTTQFRVGLLDARAKDESIPLKYGVLGQETNGPGGLFKGLRTIPVILDICKDMEELCPDAWLINFTNPAGMVTEAVLRYSNIKKVVGLCNVPIGMEMGVAKLLDVDHSRIRIDFAGLNHMVYGLDVYVDGESVKEEVIKKLSNPENSSFVKNIDGMGWEPEFIQALGAITCPYHMYYYKSKEMLDKAIESSKEEGTRAEVVQQLERELFELYKDENLDIKPPQLEERGGAYYSDAAVRLITSIYNDKRDIQPVNTMNRGAIASIPDESAVEISCVITKDGPIPLAVEDLPVAVRGLVQQIKSFERIGAEAAVTGDYNKAVLALTINPLTPSDAIAKQIVDDMMEAHKAHLPQFFQNEKVIQ
- the ahpF gene encoding alkyl hydroperoxide reductase subunit F; translation: MLLDADIKAQLAQYLQLMEGDVLIKVSTGNDDVSRDMLTLVEELAAMSSNIKIEHTLLERTPSFSVNRIGENTGITFAGIPLGHEFTSLVLALLQVSGRAPKVDQKAIGQIKNINEDYHFESYISLTCQNCPEVVQALNVMSVLNPRISHTMIDGAAYKEEAESKNIMAVPTVFLNGEEFGGGRMTVEEILAKLGNGPDASEFADKDPYDVLVIGGGPGGASAAIYAARKGIRTGIVAERFGGQILDTASIENFISVNRTEGPRLAANLEEHVKDYNIDVMNLQRAARLEKKDMIEIELENGAVLKSKSVILATGARWRNIGVPGEAEFKNKGVAYCPHCDGPLFEGKDVAVIGGGNSGVEAAIDLAGIVNHVTVLEYASELKADSVLQDRLHSLPNVTVVKNAQTKEITGTDNVNGITYVERQSGEEKHIELSGVFVQIGLVPNTDWLGDAVERNKFGEIVIDARGATSVPGVFAAGDCTTEPFKQIIISMGSAATAALSAFDYLVRN
- the ahpC gene encoding alkyl hydroperoxide reductase subunit C, which encodes MSLIGKEIQAFTAQAYNSGNGEFIEITDENLKGQWSVVCFYPADFTFVCPTELEDLQSHYAELKKLGVEVYSVSTDTHFTHKAWHDHSDAISKLEYIMIGDPSQKISRNFDVLDEEAGLAQRGTFIIDPDGVVQAAEINADGIGRDASTLVGKIKAAQYVRNNPGEVCPAKWEEGSETLKPSLDLVGKI
- a CDS encoding nucleoside hydrolase — protein: MTKKHIYFNHDGGVDDLVSLFLLLKMDNIKLTGVSVIPADCYLEPAVFASRKIIDLFGSDVLEVAESNSRGKNPFPKDWRMHAFYVDALPILNESGKMIAPVAEKPAHLHMIDAIQNTAEKTTLLFTGPLTDLARALDESPDIEDKIERLVWMGGTFREAGNVHEPEHDGTAEWNVFWDPEAAARVWKTNIKIDLVALESTNQVPLTLDVRKRWAKERKHIGVDFLGQCYAGVPPLVHFTTNSTYYLWDVLTTAFVGNSDLVKVQTVNSAVITDGPSQGRTVETAYGRPVNVVYDVNRDAFFDYMTELAKKE